Proteins encoded in a region of the Populus nigra chromosome 3, ddPopNigr1.1, whole genome shotgun sequence genome:
- the LOC133689553 gene encoding pyruvate kinase 1, cytosolic has product MHSNHLLLEEPIRMASILEPSKSSFFPAMTKIVGTLGPKSRSVEVISGCLKAGMSVARFDFSWGNPEYHQGTLENLKAAVKTTKKLCAVMLDTVGPELQVVNKSGNPISLLADGFVILTPDQEQEASSKVLPINFDGLSKAVKHGDTIFVGQYLFTGSETTSVWLEVSEVKGNDVVCVIKNSATLAGSLFTLHASQIRIELPTLSDKDKEVISTWGVQNKIDFLSLSYTRHAEDVRNAREYLSKLGDLYQTQIFAKIENIEGLTHFDEILQEADGIILSRGNLGIDLPPEKVFLFQKAALYKCNMAGKPAVVTRVVDSMTDNLRPTRAEATDVANAVLDGSDAILLGAETLRGLYPIETISTVGKICAEAEKVFNQDLYFKKTVKYVGEPMTHLESIASSAVRAAIKVKSSVIICFTSSGRAARLIAKYRPTMPVLSVVIPRLKTNQLKWSFSGAFEARQSLIVRGLFPMLADPRHPAESTSATNESILKVALDHGKASGVIKSHDRVVICQKVGDASVVKIIELED; this is encoded by the exons ATGCATTCAAATCACTTGCTTTTGGAGGAGCCTATAAGGATGGCTTCAATTCTGGAGCCTTCAAAATCT agTTTCTTTCCAGCAATGACGAAGATTGTAGGCACACTAGGTCCAAAATCTCGATCTGTTGAGGTTATTTCTGGCTGCCTCAAGGCTGGGATGTCCG TGGCTAGGTTTGATTTTTCATGGGGTAACCCTGAGTATCACCAGGGGACTTTGGAGAATTTGAAGGCTGCTGTCAAGACCACCAAGAAGCTCTGTGCT GTCATGCTCGACACGGTGGGACCTGAGTTGCAGGTTGTTAATAAAAGTGGCAACCCCATTTCTCTTCTGGCAGATGGTTTTGTTATTCTGACACCAGATCAAGAACAGGAAGCTTCATCTAAAGTTCTCCCCATCAATTTTGATGGACTATCTAAG GCAGTGAAGCATGGAGACACCATTTTTGTTGGCCAATACCTCTTCACTGGAAGTGAAACTACTTCTGTATGGCTGGAG GTTTCTGAGGTGAAGGGCAATGATGTGGTCTGTGTTATAAAGAACTCGGCAACTTTGGCTGGATCTTTATTCACTTTGCATGCCTCCCAAATTCGTATTGAACTTCCTACTCTTTCAGATAAAGATAAGGAG GTTATAAGTACTTGGGGagttcaaaacaaaattgactTCCTCTCATTGTCGTATACCCGGCATGCAGAAGATGTACGCAAT GCCCGTGAGTACCTATCTAAGCTGGGTGATCTATATCAGACTCAAATTTTTGCCAAGATTGAGAATATAGAG ggTTTAACTCATTTTGATGAGATATTACAAGAAGCTGACGGTATTATCCTTTCCAGAGGAAATTTGGGCATAGATCTCCCACCAGAGAAG GTGTTCTTATTTCAGAAGGCTGCCCTTTACAAGTGCAACATGGCTGGCAAGCCTGCAGTGGTCACTCGTGTTGTGGATAGTATGACTGACAACTTAAGACCAACTCGTGCAGAAGCAACTGATGTTGCTAATGCTGTGTTGGATG GAAGTGATGCGATTCTTCTTGGTGCTGAGACTCTTCGTGGGCTGTACCCTATAGAAACCATTTCCACTGTTGGTAAAATCTGTGctgag GCAGAGAAGGTTTTCAATCAAGACTTGTATTTCAAGAAAACTGTCAAATATGTTGGAGAGCCAATGACCCACCTTGAATCCATTGCTTCATCTGCG GTACGAGCAGCCATCAAGGTGAAGTCATCCGTCATTATATGCTTCACTTCTTCAGGAAGGGCTGCAAG ATTGATTGCCAAGTATAGGCCAACAATGCCAGTTCTGTCTGTTGTCATCCCTCGACTTAAGACAAATCAATTGAAATGGAGCTTTAGTGGGGCCTTTGAG GCAAGGCAATCGCTCATTGTCAGAGGTCTCTTTCCTATGCTTGCTGATCCGCGACATCCT
- the LOC133687837 gene encoding uridylate kinase PUMPKIN, chloroplastic-like isoform X2 — MASSCDEDFSLLGDDNHHHHIIHHPYRYPTKSTPIHAPPESVLPLDGEEDRQDNNETDSAFADVNPYSDNETSKRSEREGEIDGGETPYNIYKRGRSGGGEYRKDREEWSDVAIGCLLDAYMEKFTQLSRGNLRGRDWEEVAAMVKQGKSVEQCKNKVDNLKKRYKLERHRITTGSISTSHWPWFQKMEDIVGNSLTIKVAPPAPAPADEDNGGGGASSASVSRQSKRYANTIASPAGQTNNMMPKSMSKTRWRRVILKISGVALAGTGPNNIDPKVMTLIAREIAMACQLGLEIAIVVGARNFFCGNTWVTATGSHRRTAYQIGMMASVMNSLLLQSALEKTGIQTRVQTAFAMQEVSEPYSRQRAIRHLEKGRVVIFGGIGAGTGNPLFSTDTAAAVQASEIHAEAVLKGTNVDGVYDCHSPDSNFIFEHISIRDLVSRGATSMDMMALTFCEENNIPVVVFNLLEPGNISKALCGEQVGTLIDQTGRIG; from the exons ATGGCGTCTTCCTGTGACGAGGATTTCTCTCTCCTCGGCGATGATAACCACCATCATCACATCATCCACCACCCCTACCGATACCCAACGAAATCAACTCCGATCCACGCGCCTCCTGAGTCGGTCCTCCCTCTGGACGGTGAAGAAGACAGACAGGATAATAACGAGACAGATTCAGCTTTCGCAGACGTGAATCCTTACAGCGACAATGAGACATCAAAGAGAAGCGAACGAGAAGGTGAAATCGATGGAGGAGAGACTCCGTACAACATTTACAAGAGAGGAAGATCCGGTGGGGGAGAGTACAGGAAGGATCGAGAAGAGTGGAGTGACGTAGCAATCGGATGCTTGTTGGACGCGTACATGGAGAAATTTACACAGCTGAGTAGAGGGAATTTAAGAGGGAGAGATTGGGAGGAGGTGGCGGCGATGGTGAAACAGGGTAAGAGTGTGGAGCAGTGCAAGAATAAAGTTGATAATTTGAAGAAGAGGTATAAACTGGAGAGGCATAGGATTACTACTGGTAGTATTTCGACTAGTCATTGGCCCTGGTTTCAAAAAATGGAGGACATTGTTGGGAATTCCTTGACTATCAAGGTTGCCCCCCCTGCCCCTGCCCCTGCCGACGAGGATAATGGTGGCGGTGGCGCTTCTTCTGCTAGCGTATCTAGGCAATCCAAGAG ATATGCAAATACAATAGCTAGTCCTGCAGGTCAGACAAATAACATGATGCCCAAATCTATGTCTAAAACCAGATGGCGGAGAGTAATCTTGAAAATTAGCGGTGTTGCTCTTGCTGGCACTGGTCCTAACAACATTGACCCAAAG gtGATGACGTTGATTGCAAGAGAAATTGCAATGGCTTGCCAACTTGGTCTTGAG ATTGCAATTGTTGTTGGAGCCCGTAATTTCTTTTGTGGAAACACATGGGTGACCGCAACAGGCTCACATAGACGCACTGCATACCAAATAGG TATGATGGCAAGTGTGATGAATTCTTTACTGCTCCAGTCAGCATTAGAGAAGACAGGCATTCAAACACGTGTGCAAACTGCATTCGCAATGCAGGAGGTTTCAGAACCATACAGTAGGCAACGAGCTATTCGGCATCTTGAGAAAGGCAGAGTAGTGATATTTGGTGGCATTGGTGCTGGCACTGGAAATCCACTCTTCTCCACTGACACTGCTGCTGCTGTTCAAGCTTCAGAGA TTCATGCCGAGGCAGTCCTTAAAGGTACCAATGTTGATGGCGTCTATGACTGCCATTCTCCAGACAGCAATTTTATATTTGAGCACATCTCCATCAGGGACTTGGTCTCCAGAGGCGCCACATCAATGGACATGATGGCACTGACCTTCTGTGAAGAGAACAACATTCCTG TTGTGGTCTTCAACCTCCTCGAGCCTGGGAACATCTCAAAAGCATTATGCGGAGAGCAAGTTGGTACACTGATCGATCAAACTGGGAGGATTGGCTAA
- the LOC133687837 gene encoding uncharacterized protein LOC133687837 isoform X1 has product MASSCDEDFSLLGDDNHHHHIIHHPYRYPTKSTPIHAPPESVLPLDGEEDRQDNNETDSAFADVNPYSDNETSKRSEREGEIDGGETPYNIYKRGRSGGGEYRKDREEWSDVAIGCLLDAYMEKFTQLSRGNLRGRDWEEVAAMVKQGKSVEQCKNKVDNLKKRYKLERHRITTGSISTSHWPWFQKMEDIVGNSLTIKVAPPAPAPADEDNGGGGASSASVSRQSKRYANTIASPAGQTNNMMPKSMSKTRWRRVILKISGVALAGTGPNNIDPKVMTLIAREIAMACQLGLEIAIVVGARNFFCGNTWVTATGSHRRTAYQIGMMASVMNSLLLQSALEKTGIQTRVQTAFAMQEVSEPYSRQRAIRHLEKGRVVIFGGIGAGTGNPLFSTDTAAAVQASEIHAEAVLKGTNVDGVYDCHSPDSNFIFEHISIRDLVSRGATSMDMMALTFCEENNIPGCCGLQPPRAWEHLKSIMRRASWYTDRSNWEDWLNSTTCIAPHRIFYFQIPYVIAVMYTLLGQLLASKVLFVELKGFLMPVRSQGVDLLYSPIAENWS; this is encoded by the exons ATGGCGTCTTCCTGTGACGAGGATTTCTCTCTCCTCGGCGATGATAACCACCATCATCACATCATCCACCACCCCTACCGATACCCAACGAAATCAACTCCGATCCACGCGCCTCCTGAGTCGGTCCTCCCTCTGGACGGTGAAGAAGACAGACAGGATAATAACGAGACAGATTCAGCTTTCGCAGACGTGAATCCTTACAGCGACAATGAGACATCAAAGAGAAGCGAACGAGAAGGTGAAATCGATGGAGGAGAGACTCCGTACAACATTTACAAGAGAGGAAGATCCGGTGGGGGAGAGTACAGGAAGGATCGAGAAGAGTGGAGTGACGTAGCAATCGGATGCTTGTTGGACGCGTACATGGAGAAATTTACACAGCTGAGTAGAGGGAATTTAAGAGGGAGAGATTGGGAGGAGGTGGCGGCGATGGTGAAACAGGGTAAGAGTGTGGAGCAGTGCAAGAATAAAGTTGATAATTTGAAGAAGAGGTATAAACTGGAGAGGCATAGGATTACTACTGGTAGTATTTCGACTAGTCATTGGCCCTGGTTTCAAAAAATGGAGGACATTGTTGGGAATTCCTTGACTATCAAGGTTGCCCCCCCTGCCCCTGCCCCTGCCGACGAGGATAATGGTGGCGGTGGCGCTTCTTCTGCTAGCGTATCTAGGCAATCCAAGAG ATATGCAAATACAATAGCTAGTCCTGCAGGTCAGACAAATAACATGATGCCCAAATCTATGTCTAAAACCAGATGGCGGAGAGTAATCTTGAAAATTAGCGGTGTTGCTCTTGCTGGCACTGGTCCTAACAACATTGACCCAAAG gtGATGACGTTGATTGCAAGAGAAATTGCAATGGCTTGCCAACTTGGTCTTGAG ATTGCAATTGTTGTTGGAGCCCGTAATTTCTTTTGTGGAAACACATGGGTGACCGCAACAGGCTCACATAGACGCACTGCATACCAAATAGG TATGATGGCAAGTGTGATGAATTCTTTACTGCTCCAGTCAGCATTAGAGAAGACAGGCATTCAAACACGTGTGCAAACTGCATTCGCAATGCAGGAGGTTTCAGAACCATACAGTAGGCAACGAGCTATTCGGCATCTTGAGAAAGGCAGAGTAGTGATATTTGGTGGCATTGGTGCTGGCACTGGAAATCCACTCTTCTCCACTGACACTGCTGCTGCTGTTCAAGCTTCAGAGA TTCATGCCGAGGCAGTCCTTAAAGGTACCAATGTTGATGGCGTCTATGACTGCCATTCTCCAGACAGCAATTTTATATTTGAGCACATCTCCATCAGGGACTTGGTCTCCAGAGGCGCCACATCAATGGACATGATGGCACTGACCTTCTGTGAAGAGAACAACATTCCTGGTTG TTGTGGTCTTCAACCTCCTCGAGCCTGGGAACATCTCAAAAGCATTATGCGGAGAGCAAGTTGGTACACTGATCGATCAAACTGGGAGGATTGGCTAAATTCTACAACATGCATAGCGCCTCACAGGATATTTTATTTCCAGATACCATATGTAATTGCTGTTATGTATACCCTTCTGGGACAGTTACTGGCATCTAAAGTACTTTTTGTTGAGTTGAAAGGTTTTTTGATGCCTGTGAGAAGTCAGGGTGTGGACCTTCTTTACTCTCCAATTGCTGAGAATTGGAGCTGA